From Labeo rohita strain BAU-BD-2019 chromosome 18, IGBB_LRoh.1.0, whole genome shotgun sequence, the proteins below share one genomic window:
- the clasrp gene encoding CLK4-associating serine/arginine rich protein — MWQEARKHERKLRGMMVDYKRRGERRREYYEKIKKDPAQFLQVHGRAYKIHLDSAVALAAESPLNMMPWQGDTSNMIDRFDVRAHLDYIPTYTPTLLNTTTPEQESEERKCNYERYRGLVQNDFANISEEQCLYQIYVDELYGGLQKPNEDEKKKLAEKKAQIGYTYEDSTVTEPDEQTEKGNEDDSENSESEEDEVIPDIDVEVDVDELNPEQVTDINKMATTYGMADGDFVWMLRKDKEEVEAIKHAKALEAEKAMYSGRRSRRQRREFREKYMKGRQISPPSYARRDSPTYDPYKRPESDSSSESRSRSRTPGNDKITFITSFGGSDDEGASAAQAPPAAASSHTSSNTAGHSRGSRRRRSSSSHSSYSSRSSSHRSSRSSSRSRRSRRSRGGRDRDSRYSRSRSRSRRRSDSRSRQRSGRASSRRRYDRTRSRSTDRGRDRNRERDRDRDRGRRYTGRRRTRSRSRSRSGDRYRSRSSAYRRGGSISQSPSRSPAASRSLSPSSHSAPPASATADKLRKPENPGGKETGAAKPKMTPQEKLKLRMQKALNKQSKADKKAAQAKIQQQEHKRQEREGVLRAMARKIRMKERERREKERDEWERQYGRQSHSPSPNAKYGRDYSSSRRRSRSRSRSPHYRY, encoded by the exons ATGTGGCAGGAGGCCCGCAAACATGAGCGCAAACTGCGCGGGATGATGGTGGACTACAAGCGGCGTGGGGAAAGACGTAGAGAGTACTATGAGAAAATC AAAAAGGATCCAGCCCAGTTCCTGCAGGTTCATGGCCGGGCATACAAAATCCACCTGGATTCAGCTGTAGCCCTGGCAGCTGAGAGTCCCCTCAACAT GATGCCTTGGCAAGGAGATACAAGCAACATGATTGATAGGTTTGATGTTAGGGCACACCTGGACTACATCCCCACCTATACACCAACTCTCCTGAACACTAC CACCCCAGAGCAGGAATCAGAAGAGAGGAAGTGCAATTATGAGCGCTACAGAGGTCTGGTGCAGAATGACTTTGCGAACA TCTCTGAAGAGCAGTGTTTGTACCAGATCTATGTGGATGAACTCTACGGTGGCCTACAGAAACCAAATGAGGATGAAAAGAAAAA ACTCGCTGAGAAGAAAGCTCAAATCGGTTATACATATGAGGACAGCACAGTGACCGAACCAGATGAACAGACGGAAAAGGGAAACGAGGATGATTCTGAAAACAGCGAGTCTGAGGAAGACGAAGTCATTCCTGACATTG ATGTTGAGGTGGATGTAGATGAACTCAACCCGGAGCAAGTGACAGACATAAACAAGATGGCCACCACTTACGGCATGGCAGATGGCGACTTTGTATG GATGCTGAGAAAGGACAAGGAGGAAGTGGAGGCCATTAAGCATGCAAAAGCACTGGAGGCAGAGAAGGCCATGTACTCT GGCCGGCGGTCTCGCAGACAGCGAAGAGAGTTTAGAGAGAAGTATATGAAAGGCAGGCAGATCAGCCCACCCAG ctatGCCAGAAGAGACAGTCCTACATATGACCCCTACAAGCG GCCAGAGTCAGACTCAAGTTCCGAGTCACGCTCTCGTTCTCGAACCCCAGGCAATGATAAGATCACATTCATTACCAGCTTCGGGGGCAGTGATGATGAAGGAGCCTCAGCCGCACAAGCCCCACCTGCAGCGGCGTCAAGCCACACCTCCTCCAACACCGCAGGTCATAGCAGGGGCTCCCG CCGAAGACGGTCTTCCTCCAGTCACTCATCCTATTCCTCCCGCTCCTCTTCACATCGGTCCTCACGCTCATCATCGCGTTCCCGCCGGAGTCGTCGTTCTCGTGGGGGCAGGGATCGGGACAGCCGATACTCCAGGTCTCGATCTCGCTCTCGCCGGCGGTCTGACTCACGTTCACGGCAACGCAGTGGAAGAGCTAGTTCGAGGAGACGATACGACAGGACAAGATCTCGTTCCACAGATCGGGGTAGAGACCGAAATCGTGAAAGAGACAGAGACCGGGACAGGGGGAGGCGCTACACAGGCCGTAGACGAACCAG gtCTCGCTCACGTTCTCGTTCTGGTGATCGTTACCGGAGTCGCAGCTCAGCATATAGGAGGGGCGGGAGCATCAGTCAAAGCCCCTCCCGTTCACCTGCTGCGAGTCGCAGCCTTTCCCCCTCTTCCCATTCTGCACCACCTGCTTCTGCTACTGCAGACAAACTGAGAAA GCCTGAAAATCCGGGTGGTAAAGAGACTGGAGCTGCCAAA CCCAAGATGACGCCACAAGAGAAACTCAAACTCCGTATGCAGAAGGCTCTAAACAAGCAAT CCAAGGCGGATAAGAAGGCAGCACAAGCCAAGATCCAGCAACAAGAGCACAAGCGACAG GAACGAGAAGGAGTTCTTCGCGCAATGGCACGGAAAATACGCATGAA GGAGCGAGAACGGCgggaaaaagaaagagatgaaTGGGAGAGGCAATATGGACGTCAGAGTCACTCGCCCTCCCCCAATGCCAAATACG GTCGGGACTACAGCTCATCCAGAAG GAGATCACGCTCAAGATCACGGAGCCCTCATTACCGGTACTGA